Proteins from one Deinococcus sp. AB2017081 genomic window:
- a CDS encoding V-type ATP synthase subunit F, whose protein sequence is MTRAAAQTQRVAVLSDAETATGYRLAGATVIEATPATALEALERAITSDQYGLIAVDTGLIADPTTATARLMRGRELPILLPIPSLKDAFSSDTVDAKAYMGKLVRDTIGFDIKL, encoded by the coding sequence ATGACCCGCGCCGCAGCCCAGACCCAGCGCGTGGCGGTGCTCAGCGACGCCGAGACTGCGACCGGCTACCGCCTGGCGGGAGCCACGGTCATCGAGGCCACCCCGGCGACCGCACTGGAGGCGCTGGAACGCGCCATCACGTCCGACCAGTACGGCCTGATCGCCGTGGACACCGGCCTGATCGCCGATCCCACCACCGCGACGGCCCGCCTGATGCGCGGCCGGGAACTGCCGATCCTGCTGCCCATCCCCAGCCTGAAGGACGCCTTCTCCAGCGACACCGTGGACGCCAAGGCGTACATGGGCAAGCTGGTGCGCGACACGATCGGCTTCGATATCAAACTGTAA
- a CDS encoding M3 family oligoendopeptidase has protein sequence MTATVDAVEVKLAVPERAGHWDAYAARFQALLDTPLTPADVPEWLRRWSALASELAEVGGKLATHSDLHTDQPDVQERYQTFLASVMPHAERADQALREKLLAVEGYVPDDSFALTYRRFRDAAALYREANVELAVVHEQQKNRHSVITGNQTVSLEGESLTIPHARQRLDSPDRAVREAAWRALATSNMSVSGALDGVMLDLLGTRRQLARNADEPDFRAYQWKALDRVDYTPQDCRDFHDAVRDEVVPVLTRMVQDVADTLGLDTVRPWDYSRTALLDPEGGAALAPFNGAAELEALAAGVFGQLDADLAARFNYMRGHGLLDLESRPGKMTHAYCQYFPTHNEPFVLMNVVGSAEDVRVLFHEVGHAFHGFYSGESQELVWNRWSPTEFVEIPSMAMEFLTLDHLEGAFGPAGLARYRRTQLQGVVAFLPWAAQMDAFQHWLYHEAPQDVTIPDLDAKWLELDRTFHPFVNWDGLDERVRAKGWQYYHIFQVPFYYIEYAMCYLAAVGIWRAARTDAAAALTAYRAALRLGSATSIPELYRASGVEFRFDREYIRGLTAFLDGQLRQDAAD, from the coding sequence ATGACTGCCACCGTGGACGCCGTCGAAGTCAAGCTTGCCGTGCCGGAGCGCGCGGGCCACTGGGACGCCTACGCGGCCCGCTTTCAGGCCCTGCTGGACACGCCGCTGACGCCGGCAGACGTGCCGGAGTGGCTCCGCCGCTGGAGTGCGCTGGCCTCCGAACTGGCCGAGGTGGGCGGAAAACTCGCCACCCACTCGGATCTCCACACGGATCAGCCGGACGTCCAGGAGCGCTACCAGACGTTCCTCGCCAGCGTGATGCCCCACGCGGAGCGGGCCGACCAGGCGCTGCGGGAGAAACTGCTGGCCGTGGAGGGGTATGTGCCGGACGACAGCTTCGCCCTGACCTACCGCCGCTTCCGGGACGCGGCGGCGCTGTACCGCGAGGCGAATGTCGAGCTGGCCGTCGTGCACGAGCAGCAGAAGAACCGGCACTCGGTGATCACCGGCAACCAGACCGTGAGTCTCGAGGGCGAATCCCTGACCATCCCCCACGCACGGCAACGGCTGGACAGTCCGGACCGTGCCGTGCGCGAGGCCGCGTGGCGGGCGCTGGCGACCAGCAACATGAGCGTGTCGGGGGCGCTGGACGGGGTCATGCTGGATCTGCTCGGCACCCGCCGGCAGCTGGCGCGCAACGCTGACGAGCCGGACTTCAGGGCGTACCAGTGGAAGGCCCTCGACCGCGTGGACTACACCCCCCAGGACTGCCGGGACTTCCATGACGCCGTGCGCGATGAAGTCGTACCGGTGCTGACCCGGATGGTGCAGGACGTCGCGGACACGCTGGGGCTGGACACCGTGCGGCCGTGGGACTACAGCCGCACGGCCCTGCTTGACCCGGAGGGCGGGGCCGCCCTGGCCCCCTTCAACGGGGCCGCCGAGCTGGAGGCGCTGGCCGCCGGTGTGTTCGGGCAGCTGGACGCCGATCTGGCGGCCCGCTTCAACTACATGCGTGGCCATGGCCTGCTGGATCTGGAATCCCGGCCGGGCAAGATGACGCACGCGTACTGCCAGTACTTCCCCACCCACAACGAGCCCTTCGTCCTGATGAACGTGGTGGGCAGCGCCGAGGACGTCCGCGTGCTGTTCCACGAGGTCGGGCACGCCTTCCATGGGTTCTACAGCGGTGAGAGCCAGGAGCTCGTGTGGAACCGCTGGAGTCCCACGGAGTTCGTGGAGATTCCCAGCATGGCCATGGAGTTCCTGACGCTCGACCACCTGGAGGGGGCCTTCGGGCCGGCCGGACTGGCCCGCTACCGGCGCACGCAGCTCCAGGGGGTGGTCGCGTTCCTGCCGTGGGCCGCGCAGATGGACGCCTTTCAGCACTGGCTGTACCACGAGGCCCCGCAGGACGTGACAATCCCCGATCTGGACGCGAAATGGCTCGAACTCGACCGCACCTTCCACCCCTTCGTGAACTGGGATGGCCTGGACGAGCGTGTCCGCGCCAAGGGCTGGCAGTACTACCACATCTTCCAGGTGCCCTTCTATTACATCGAGTACGCCATGTGTTACCTCGCGGCGGTCGGCATCTGGCGGGCCGCCCGCACGGACGCGGCGGCGGCCCTCACCGCCTACAGGGCAGCCCTGCGGCTGGGCAGCGCCACGAGCATACCGGAGCTGTACCGTGCGTCGGGTGTGGAATTCCGCTTCGACCGCGAGTACATCCGGGGTTTGACCGCCTTCCTGGACGGTCAGCTCCGCCAGGACGCGGCGGACTGA
- a CDS encoding V-type ATPase subunit subunit G family protein, with amino-acid sequence MDVSSRVLSELASREAALDAQIEAAREQAKATVDAAQAQAADIIRDAEAQVRAMQTEHEQKLAAEMQQIRQRAHAEAGAHAEQTRNRAQARLDQAVETIMRAVLP; translated from the coding sequence TTGGACGTCTCAAGTCGAGTCTTAAGTGAACTGGCCAGCCGCGAGGCGGCGCTGGACGCGCAGATCGAAGCGGCTCGCGAACAGGCGAAGGCGACCGTGGACGCTGCGCAGGCGCAGGCTGCCGACATCATCCGGGATGCGGAAGCCCAGGTCCGGGCCATGCAGACCGAACACGAGCAGAAGCTGGCCGCCGAGATGCAGCAGATCCGCCAGCGCGCGCACGCCGAGGCCGGTGCCCATGCCGAGCAGACGCGGAACCGGGCGCAGGCCCGGCTGGATCAGGCGGTGGAAACCATCATGAGGGCGGTGCTTCCGTGA
- a CDS encoding V-type ATP synthase subunit E, which yields MALDKLLEHEAHSEIERIGAVAQGQAEQLIAQARERAQTMIDSRRRALDSDYAAGLTRARSAADLDGNAQRLEATNSLQVQAFERAEQHLRSAPQAPEYPQVLARLIAQGLESLPGATVVEAAPAEHDAVRQALGQLGRTMEVRANPRVTTGVRLVSPDGKTSIQNTLLGRLERVRGDLAPQISRLVAE from the coding sequence ATGGCGCTCGACAAGCTTCTTGAACACGAGGCCCACTCGGAGATCGAGCGCATCGGTGCGGTGGCCCAGGGCCAGGCCGAACAGCTGATCGCCCAGGCCCGTGAGCGTGCCCAGACCATGATCGACAGCCGCCGCCGGGCCCTGGACAGCGACTACGCCGCTGGCCTGACCCGTGCCCGCAGCGCGGCCGATCTGGACGGCAACGCGCAGCGGCTGGAGGCGACCAACAGCCTCCAGGTGCAGGCCTTCGAACGGGCCGAGCAGCACCTGCGCAGCGCGCCGCAGGCCCCGGAGTACCCCCAGGTGCTGGCCCGTCTGATCGCCCAGGGCCTGGAGTCGCTGCCGGGTGCCACGGTGGTCGAGGCGGCCCCGGCCGAGCACGACGCGGTGCGTCAGGCGCTGGGCCAGCTGGGCCGCACCATGGAGGTGCGTGCCAACCCGCGCGTGACCACCGGTGTGCGCCTGGTCAGCCCCGACGGCAAGACCAGCATCCAGAACACCCTGCTGGGCCGCCTGGAGCGTGTGCGCGGCGACCTGGCCCCGCAGATCAGCCGCCTGGTCGCCGAGTAA
- a CDS encoding PSP1 domain-containing protein, whose amino-acid sequence MVVLPVRFERSPRLHSMQSEEAHAVGTKVVVQGKRGPEVATVRGEPSAPRPTERYGAVLRAATTEDLERWEELHRAGEDLKWLLRARARERQLPVKLVAVEFTLDESLVTVSYSADERIELTGLIGEVRAHTRARVNFAAIGPREQAQMLGTLGACGRENCSSTHLQEFAPVSIRMARDQQLPLNPEKLSGPCGRLLCCLQFEHTQYVDLLKNLPRKNAKVCHDGSGACGKVTKLHPLSGTVDVFTEQGMLLGVPATELRRAPDEGSTRAAGERGHKSARPPGPDA is encoded by the coding sequence ATGGTCGTCCTGCCCGTCCGCTTCGAGCGCAGCCCGCGCCTCCACTCCATGCAGAGTGAGGAGGCCCACGCGGTCGGCACGAAGGTCGTGGTGCAGGGCAAACGCGGCCCGGAGGTGGCCACCGTACGCGGAGAGCCCAGCGCCCCGCGCCCGACGGAACGGTACGGAGCCGTCCTGCGGGCTGCCACGACAGAGGATCTGGAGCGCTGGGAGGAACTGCACCGCGCCGGCGAGGATCTGAAGTGGCTGCTGCGGGCCCGGGCCCGGGAGCGGCAGCTGCCGGTCAAGCTCGTGGCCGTGGAATTCACGCTGGACGAGAGTCTGGTCACGGTCAGCTACAGCGCCGATGAGCGCATCGAGCTGACCGGCCTGATCGGCGAGGTGAGGGCCCACACCCGGGCCCGCGTGAATTTCGCGGCGATCGGCCCGCGCGAGCAGGCGCAGATGCTGGGCACGCTGGGGGCGTGCGGGCGGGAGAACTGTTCCAGCACGCATCTTCAGGAATTCGCCCCGGTCAGTATCCGCATGGCACGTGACCAGCAGTTGCCCCTGAATCCAGAAAAACTGTCGGGGCCGTGCGGTCGGCTGCTGTGCTGCCTGCAGTTCGAGCACACGCAGTATGTGGACCTGCTCAAGAACCTGCCGCGCAAGAACGCCAAGGTGTGTCATGACGGCAGCGGGGCGTGTGGCAAGGTCACGAAGCTGCATCCCCTGTCGGGCACGGTGGACGTGTTCACGGAGCAGGGCATGTTGCTGGGCGTGCCCGCGACCGAGCTGCGCCGGGCGCCGGACGAGGGAAGCACCCGCGCTGCGGGCGAGCGGGGCCACAAGTCCGCCCGCCCCCCCGGCCCAGACGCCTGA
- a CDS encoding V-type ATP synthase subunit I produces the protein MINPMQQVVIALRRRDSETVIAALQDVGVLHLRPITDSPLTAGAVAGDDAQSRREDERLLARAESTIAELGAYRPGPATLPAAADWAEVIERAAQPVSVLARQRQELQADLDAESTYGDAVRALAGLTGGLDRSRRLSVVPFLLQPTDTPGELEAALAATLPERHALATQSVGQNRVGVIATMRGERDAARAALSKARLGELRLPGRFDGMALSDAAAQMQEIQRGGEARQRELNAQRDRLAQEHGPQLYAVRDALKDRVAIHDVRAISARGKYSMALAGYVPAERLDALRRSLATFGDAVTFEVHPVDEHHDDRIPVQLKNNGYVRPFQTVMGLMSPPRYGTFDPTWVIALFFPLFFGIIIADIGYGLLFALFGLWLGGKARRNEGWDLSFFGAYVPPATLRDLSFVTLVMAAWSIVWGVLTGEFFGTLLEHLHVFYINPELLNNLWSWTGIRYPEEEGVKHYGLIPILFPRLETGYFSNVALVFALLFGILQVLWGWAIRIQQGIRHRDSVHTWEGIALFGGVFALIMLAFTSRAGKDIGAAFSNFSDPRVLLMYAGFAAFLIGYLRIISKYPMLPIELLSQGGAVMSYARIFAVGLVSAILAKLCTDLGWSLYENIGVIGILLGVLLGAALHFFVLALTLIGHIVQPLRLHMVEFLNPTGFNNETSPVYNPLRRLSPAAQNGSGSAK, from the coding sequence GTGATCAACCCCATGCAGCAGGTCGTGATCGCCCTGCGCCGCCGCGACAGCGAGACGGTCATCGCGGCGCTGCAGGACGTCGGGGTGCTGCACCTGCGGCCGATCACCGACAGCCCCCTGACGGCGGGTGCGGTGGCCGGCGACGACGCCCAGTCGCGCCGGGAAGACGAGCGGCTGCTGGCCCGCGCCGAGAGCACCATCGCCGAACTGGGAGCGTACCGTCCTGGCCCCGCGACCCTGCCCGCCGCAGCGGACTGGGCCGAGGTGATCGAGCGTGCGGCCCAGCCCGTCTCGGTGCTGGCGCGGCAGCGGCAGGAACTCCAGGCGGATCTCGATGCCGAGTCGACCTACGGCGACGCCGTGCGGGCGCTGGCCGGACTGACCGGTGGGCTGGACCGCAGCCGCCGGCTGAGTGTCGTGCCCTTCCTGCTCCAGCCCACCGACACGCCGGGCGAGCTGGAGGCTGCGCTTGCCGCGACGCTGCCCGAGCGCCATGCCCTGGCAACCCAGAGCGTGGGGCAGAACCGGGTGGGCGTGATCGCCACGATGCGCGGCGAGCGCGACGCGGCCCGCGCGGCCCTGAGCAAGGCGCGGCTGGGCGAACTGCGCCTGCCGGGCCGCTTCGACGGCATGGCCCTGTCGGACGCGGCGGCCCAGATGCAGGAGATCCAGCGCGGCGGCGAGGCGCGGCAGCGTGAGCTGAATGCCCAGCGCGACCGGCTGGCCCAGGAACACGGCCCGCAGCTGTACGCCGTGCGCGACGCCCTGAAAGACCGCGTGGCGATCCACGATGTCCGGGCCATCTCGGCGCGGGGCAAGTACAGCATGGCGCTCGCCGGCTACGTGCCCGCCGAGCGGCTCGACGCCCTGCGCCGCAGCCTGGCGACCTTCGGGGACGCCGTGACCTTCGAGGTGCATCCGGTCGACGAGCACCACGACGACCGCATTCCGGTGCAGTTGAAGAACAACGGCTATGTGCGGCCGTTCCAGACCGTGATGGGGCTGATGAGTCCGCCCCGCTACGGTACCTTCGACCCCACGTGGGTGATCGCGCTGTTCTTCCCGCTGTTCTTCGGGATCATCATCGCGGACATCGGCTACGGCCTGCTGTTCGCGCTGTTCGGCCTGTGGCTGGGCGGCAAGGCCCGCCGCAACGAGGGCTGGGATCTGAGTTTCTTCGGCGCGTACGTGCCGCCCGCCACCCTGCGGGATCTCAGCTTCGTCACGCTGGTCATGGCGGCGTGGAGCATCGTGTGGGGTGTCCTGACCGGCGAGTTCTTCGGCACCCTGCTCGAGCACCTGCACGTCTTCTACATCAATCCCGAACTGCTCAACAACCTGTGGAGCTGGACCGGTATCCGCTACCCGGAAGAGGAGGGCGTCAAGCACTATGGCCTGATCCCCATCCTGTTCCCGCGTCTGGAGACCGGCTACTTCAGCAACGTCGCGCTGGTGTTCGCGCTGCTCTTCGGCATCCTCCAGGTGCTGTGGGGCTGGGCCATCCGCATCCAGCAGGGCATCCGGCACCGTGATTCCGTCCACACCTGGGAAGGCATCGCGCTGTTCGGCGGCGTCTTTGCCCTGATCATGCTGGCCTTCACCAGCCGTGCGGGCAAGGACATCGGGGCCGCGTTCTCCAACTTCAGCGACCCCCGCGTCCTGCTGATGTACGCCGGCTTCGCCGCCTTCCTGATCGGGTACCTGCGCATCATCAGCAAGTACCCCATGCTTCCCATCGAACTGCTGTCCCAGGGCGGCGCGGTCATGAGCTACGCCCGTATCTTCGCGGTCGGCCTGGTGTCCGCCATCCTGGCGAAACTGTGCACGGATCTGGGCTGGAGCCTGTACGAGAACATCGGTGTGATCGGCATCCTGCTCGGCGTCCTGCTGGGCGCGGCGCTGCACTTCTTCGTGCTGGCGCTGACCCTGATCGGCCACATCGTCCAGCCGCTCCGTCTGCACATGGTGGAGTTCCTGAACCCCACCGGGTTCAACAACGAGACCAGCCCCGTCTACAACCCCCTTCGTCGCCTCAGCCCGGCTGCCCAGAACGGCAGCGGGTCGGCCAAATAA
- a CDS encoding V-type ATP synthase subunit K: MTKYNKIVLASFVFALATTAFAQEGTAAAAGSDELYRGMRAIGAGLALGLGAVGTGIAQARIGSSLVGAVAEDPSKAGSLLLYFLIPETLVIFGFLALFILN, from the coding sequence ATGACCAAGTACAACAAGATCGTCCTCGCGTCCTTCGTCTTCGCTCTGGCCACCACGGCCTTCGCCCAGGAAGGCACGGCCGCCGCCGCCGGCAGCGACGAACTGTACCGGGGCATGCGCGCCATCGGGGCCGGTCTGGCCCTCGGTCTGGGCGCCGTCGGCACCGGCATCGCGCAGGCGCGCATCGGTTCGAGCCTGGTCGGCGCGGTCGCCGAGGATCCCAGCAAGGCCGGTAGCCTGCTGCTGTACTTCCTGATTCCCGAAACGCTGGTCATCTTCGGCTTCCTCGCGCTGTTCATCCTGAACTGA
- a CDS encoding RidA family protein, translating to MKDVIQTPDAPAAIGPYSQAVTFGNLVVTSGQIPLTPAGDVVAGGITEQTEQVMANLRAVLAAAGTDLDRVVKTTVFLADMAEFAAMNAVYEAHFQAPYPARSTVQVARLPRDVRVEIEVLAERH from the coding sequence ATGAAAGACGTCATCCAGACCCCGGACGCTCCCGCTGCCATCGGCCCGTACAGCCAAGCTGTCACTTTCGGCAACCTGGTCGTGACCAGTGGCCAGATTCCCCTGACCCCGGCCGGCGATGTCGTCGCGGGGGGGATCACGGAGCAGACCGAGCAGGTGATGGCCAACCTCCGGGCAGTGCTGGCCGCCGCCGGAACGGATCTCGACCGGGTCGTGAAGACCACGGTGTTCCTCGCCGACATGGCCGAGTTCGCTGCCATGAACGCCGTCTACGAGGCGCACTTCCAGGCCCCCTACCCGGCGCGCAGCACCGTGCAGGTCGCCCGCCTGCCCCGCGACGTGCGCGTGGAGATCGAGGTGCTGGCCGAGCGGCACTGA
- a CDS encoding V0D/AC39 family V-type ATPase subunit has translation MPDDYSYINTRVRVMRTKLLDGRALSSALSAGSYQEFLRVLSETDLASNLRETTGENAGLGELDQALSDNFFATARRVLGFADGDAKREIQALLMRWDLVNLKTIARGITSARGADSVLQSIIPGGTIKPSALQSAAQASDLQGAAAAIAVSGHPLARAMREGALAYGSSGRLIDLEVALDQGYYRYALSVARNTSLRRYLSREIDTTNALIARAARASGGAALDPKLFVAGGTLNAAAYARLGSGDAGGQPDIAAILEAPSLEEAEVAARTALDRAARDIAAGDPDGVGIILDFLRRKEIEIAKLRLIARGKFYDLPTEQIRKEVQA, from the coding sequence ATGCCAGACGACTACTCGTACATCAACACGCGTGTCCGCGTGATGCGTACCAAGCTGCTGGACGGCCGGGCACTCAGCTCGGCCCTGTCCGCCGGCAGCTACCAGGAGTTCCTGCGCGTCCTGAGCGAGACGGACCTGGCGTCCAACCTCCGCGAGACGACCGGCGAGAACGCCGGCCTGGGTGAACTGGATCAGGCGCTCAGCGACAACTTCTTCGCCACGGCCCGCCGGGTGCTGGGCTTTGCCGACGGCGACGCCAAGCGCGAGATCCAGGCCCTGCTCATGCGCTGGGATCTGGTCAACCTCAAGACCATCGCCCGTGGGATCACCTCGGCCCGTGGCGCAGACAGCGTCCTGCAGAGCATCATTCCGGGCGGCACCATCAAGCCCAGTGCGCTCCAGAGCGCCGCGCAGGCCAGTGATCTCCAGGGCGCGGCGGCGGCCATCGCCGTGAGTGGGCACCCGCTGGCCCGCGCCATGCGCGAGGGGGCGCTGGCCTACGGCAGCTCCGGTCGCCTGATCGATCTGGAGGTCGCGCTGGATCAGGGGTACTACCGCTACGCCCTGAGCGTGGCGCGGAACACCAGCCTGCGCCGCTACCTGAGCCGCGAGATCGACACCACCAACGCCCTGATCGCGCGGGCGGCCCGCGCCTCGGGCGGCGCGGCGCTCGATCCGAAGCTGTTCGTCGCGGGCGGCACCCTGAATGCCGCCGCATACGCCCGGCTGGGCAGCGGCGACGCTGGCGGCCAGCCGGACATCGCGGCGATCCTCGAGGCCCCGAGCCTGGAGGAGGCCGAGGTCGCAGCCCGAACGGCGCTCGACCGCGCGGCCCGCGACATCGCGGCCGGTGATCCGGACGGTGTGGGCATCATCCTGGACTTCCTGCGCCGCAAGGAGATCGAGATCGCCAAGCTGCGCCTGATCGCCCGTGGCAAGTTCTACGACCTGCCCACCGAACAGATCCGCAAGGAGGTGCAGGCATGA
- a CDS encoding V-type ATP synthase subunit A: MTQNKSGVVQSIAGPAVIAKGMYGAKMYDIVRVGTERLVGEIIRLDGDTAFVQVYEDTSGLTVGEPVQTTNLPLSVELGPGMLNGIYDGIQRPLGKIREASGDFIARGIEVSSLDREQQWDFTPSVNVGDTVGGSAILGTVPEFSFTHKILTPPDKGGKLAWIAPAGKYNIDQTIAKLEDGTELRMAHYWPVRAPRPVAQKLDPSLPFLTGMRILDVLFPLVMGGTAAIPGPFGSGKTVTQQSVAKYGNADIVVYVGCGERGNEMTDVLVEFPELEDPKTGGPLMHRTILIANTSNMPVAAREASVYTGVTLAEYFRDQGYSVSLMADSTSRWAEALREISSRLEEMPAEEGYPPYLGAKLAAFYERSGAVKTLGGEDGAVSIIGAVSPAGGDMSEPVTQATLRITGAFWRLDAGLARRRHFPAINWNGSYSLFTPILDSWYRANIGEDFPELRQRIGTILQEEASLQEVVQLVGPDALQDNERLVIETGRMLRQDFLQQNGFDPVDASASMPKNYGLMKMFLKFYDQAGAALNSGATIDEIIQSPVIERLARARYTPEDQFAAYTDSVLGELDSTFKAVKA, translated from the coding sequence ATGACGCAGAACAAGAGCGGCGTCGTGCAGAGCATCGCCGGCCCGGCAGTGATTGCCAAGGGCATGTACGGCGCGAAGATGTACGACATCGTGCGCGTGGGCACCGAGCGCCTCGTGGGCGAGATCATCCGCCTCGACGGCGACACCGCCTTCGTGCAGGTGTACGAGGACACGTCCGGCCTGACCGTCGGCGAGCCCGTGCAGACGACCAACCTCCCCCTCTCGGTGGAACTCGGGCCCGGGATGCTGAACGGCATCTACGACGGCATCCAGCGTCCCCTGGGCAAGATCCGCGAGGCCTCGGGCGACTTCATCGCGCGCGGCATCGAGGTCTCGTCCCTCGACCGTGAGCAGCAGTGGGACTTCACGCCCAGCGTGAACGTCGGCGATACCGTCGGCGGCAGCGCCATCCTGGGCACCGTGCCGGAGTTCTCCTTCACGCACAAGATCCTCACGCCCCCCGACAAGGGCGGCAAGCTCGCGTGGATCGCCCCGGCCGGCAAGTACAACATCGACCAGACCATCGCGAAACTGGAAGACGGCACGGAACTCCGCATGGCCCACTACTGGCCCGTGCGCGCGCCGCGCCCCGTGGCCCAGAAGCTCGACCCCAGCCTGCCGTTCCTCACGGGGATGCGCATCCTAGACGTGCTGTTCCCGCTGGTCATGGGCGGCACCGCCGCGATCCCCGGTCCGTTCGGTTCCGGCAAGACCGTGACCCAGCAGTCGGTCGCCAAGTACGGCAACGCCGACATCGTGGTGTACGTGGGCTGCGGCGAACGCGGCAACGAGATGACCGACGTGCTCGTGGAGTTCCCGGAACTGGAAGACCCCAAGACCGGCGGCCCGCTGATGCACCGCACCATCCTGATCGCCAACACCTCCAACATGCCGGTGGCCGCGCGTGAAGCCAGCGTGTACACGGGCGTGACCCTGGCGGAATACTTCCGTGACCAGGGCTACTCCGTGTCGCTGATGGCCGACAGCACTTCCCGCTGGGCCGAGGCGCTGCGCGAGATCAGCTCCCGCCTGGAAGAGATGCCCGCCGAAGAAGGCTACCCGCCGTACCTGGGCGCGAAGCTCGCGGCGTTCTACGAACGCTCCGGGGCCGTGAAGACCCTGGGCGGCGAGGACGGCGCCGTGTCGATCATCGGGGCCGTGTCGCCCGCCGGTGGGGACATGTCCGAACCCGTGACCCAGGCCACGCTGCGGATTACGGGCGCGTTCTGGCGTCTGGACGCCGGTCTGGCCCGCCGCCGTCACTTCCCCGCGATCAACTGGAACGGCAGCTACAGCCTGTTCACGCCGATCCTGGACTCGTGGTACCGCGCCAACATCGGTGAGGACTTCCCCGAACTGCGCCAGCGCATCGGCACGATCCTCCAGGAAGAGGCCTCGCTGCAGGAAGTCGTGCAGCTCGTCGGCCCCGACGCCCTGCAGGACAACGAGCGTCTGGTCATCGAGACCGGCCGCATGCTGCGCCAGGACTTCCTCCAGCAGAACGGCTTCGACCCCGTGGACGCCTCGGCCTCCATGCCGAAGAACTACGGCCTGATGAAGATGTTCCTGAAGTTCTACGACCAGGCCGGCGCCGCCCTGAACAGCGGTGCGACCATCGACGAGATCATCCAGAGCCCGGTCATCGAGCGTCTGGCCCGTGCCCGCTACACGCCGGAAGACCAGTTCGCGGCGTACACCGACTCGGTGCTGGGTGAGCTCGACTCCACCTTCAAGGCGGTGAAAGCGTGA